In Massilia forsythiae, one DNA window encodes the following:
- the hemE gene encoding uroporphyrinogen decarboxylase, translated as MPQFSPLQNDTFLRALLRQPTDYTPVWLMRQAGRYLPEYRATRSRAGSFLGLAKNPDFATEVTLQPIDRYPLDASILFSDILTVPDAMGLGLYFEEGEGPKFERTVRTEADVAALRVPDMASLDYVFRAVTSIRTALNGRVPLIGFSGSPWTLACYMVEGGGSKEFHTIKKMLYARPDLMHRILEINAQAVAQYLNAQIDAGAQAVMLFDSWGGALADGAYQAFSLHYMRQVVAQLQREKDGVRIPAIVFTKGGGLWLDQMADIGADALGLDWTVNLGRARALVGDRVALQGNLDPAVLFASPAQVRSEVEKALTSYGAPSDGHGHVFNLGHGISQFTPPESVTAMVDAVHEFSRRQRVA; from the coding sequence ATGCCACAATTCTCCCCGCTCCAGAACGACACCTTCCTGCGTGCGCTGCTGCGCCAGCCGACCGACTACACCCCGGTGTGGCTGATGCGCCAGGCGGGGCGCTACCTGCCGGAATACCGCGCCACCCGCTCACGCGCCGGTTCCTTCCTGGGCCTGGCCAAGAACCCGGACTTCGCCACCGAAGTCACGCTGCAGCCGATCGACCGCTATCCGCTGGACGCATCGATCCTGTTTTCCGACATCCTGACGGTGCCGGACGCGATGGGCCTGGGCCTGTATTTCGAGGAGGGAGAAGGGCCGAAGTTCGAGCGCACCGTACGCACCGAGGCCGACGTGGCGGCGCTGCGGGTGCCGGACATGGCCTCGCTCGACTACGTGTTCCGGGCGGTGACCAGCATCCGTACCGCGCTGAACGGCCGCGTGCCGCTGATCGGCTTTTCCGGCAGCCCGTGGACGCTGGCCTGCTACATGGTCGAGGGCGGCGGCTCCAAGGAGTTCCACACCATCAAGAAGATGCTGTATGCGCGTCCGGACCTGATGCACCGCATCCTGGAGATCAATGCGCAGGCCGTGGCCCAGTACCTGAATGCCCAGATCGATGCCGGCGCCCAGGCCGTGATGCTGTTCGACTCGTGGGGCGGGGCGCTGGCCGATGGCGCCTACCAAGCGTTTTCGCTGCACTACATGCGCCAGGTGGTGGCGCAGCTGCAGCGCGAAAAGGATGGCGTGCGCATCCCGGCGATCGTGTTCACCAAGGGCGGCGGCCTGTGGCTGGACCAGATGGCGGATATCGGCGCCGATGCGCTCGGCCTGGACTGGACCGTCAACCTGGGCCGTGCGCGTGCGCTGGTCGGCGACCGCGTCGCCCTGCAGGGCAACCTCGACCCGGCCGTGCTCTTTGCTTCCCCGGCTCAAGTGCGCAGCGAAGTCGAAAAGGCCTTGACCAGCTACGGCGCGCCCTCGGACGGCCACGGCCACGTGTTTAACCTGGGCCATGGCATTTCGCAATTCACGCCGCCGGAATCCGTGACGGCGATGGTGGATGCCGTGCACGAATTCAGCCGCCGCCAGCGCGTCGCTTGA
- a CDS encoding primosomal protein N', protein MAHCILQIALDTPLDSVFDYRWPCEPGAEPLVGQLALVSFGRREAVGLIVAVKHETDVPADKLKDALAVRSQLAPLSERWIRLARFAAGYYHRPLGEVALPGLPKNLRVPSTVALDRALKKLARLDAAHDAAPAGMPALNSAQRQAADVIGGAQGFTPLLLYGVTGSGKTEVYLQACAQVLARDADAQILVLVPEINLTPQLEANIRARFPGVMLATLHSSLSEGERMLHWLAAHQGRARIVLGTRLAILASLPNLKLIVIDEEHDPSYKQQEGLRYSARDLAVWRAHQLGIPIVLGSATPSLESWHHAQTGRYRKLELRERAVRDAVLPRVRLVDMERDKPREGLTATLMQALRQRLERGEQSLLFLNRRGYAPVLCCDACGWISNCTRCTSFMVLHKPERRLRCHHCSLELRIPHACPTCGNIDLQPLGRGTQRIEEGLQALFPQARILRIDADSTRLKGSAQAAFDSVHRGEVDILIGTQMVAKGHDFKKLSLVGILNPDTALFSQDYRASERLFAQLMQVAGRAGRAGLESEVLIQSRYCTHPLYGAVMRHDYDRFAGDLLEERRQAALPPYMYQALLRAEAPELAVAIAFLEAARDSVAADAIVINDPIPMTMTRVHNVERAQLLVESGSRPALQAFLVQWVDALRALKSRVRWSLEVDPLDI, encoded by the coding sequence TTGGCCCATTGCATCTTACAAATCGCCCTGGATACCCCGCTCGACAGCGTGTTCGACTACCGCTGGCCGTGCGAGCCTGGCGCCGAACCCCTGGTCGGGCAGCTGGCGCTGGTCAGCTTCGGCCGCCGCGAAGCGGTCGGCCTGATCGTCGCCGTCAAGCACGAGACCGACGTCCCGGCCGACAAGCTGAAAGATGCGCTGGCCGTGCGCAGCCAGCTGGCGCCCTTGTCCGAGCGCTGGATCCGGCTGGCGCGCTTCGCCGCCGGTTATTACCACCGTCCGCTGGGCGAGGTGGCCTTGCCGGGACTGCCGAAAAACCTGCGCGTGCCGTCCACCGTGGCGCTGGATCGTGCCCTCAAGAAGCTGGCCAGGCTGGATGCGGCGCACGACGCCGCGCCGGCCGGCATGCCGGCATTGAATTCCGCCCAGCGCCAGGCTGCCGATGTCATCGGCGGCGCCCAGGGTTTTACGCCGCTGCTGCTGTACGGCGTCACCGGCAGCGGCAAGACCGAGGTGTACCTGCAGGCCTGCGCCCAGGTGCTGGCGCGCGATGCCGATGCGCAGATCCTGGTGCTGGTCCCGGAAATCAACCTGACGCCGCAGCTGGAAGCCAACATCCGCGCCCGCTTTCCGGGCGTGATGCTGGCCACGCTGCACAGCAGCCTGTCCGAGGGCGAGCGCATGCTGCACTGGCTGGCGGCGCACCAGGGCCGCGCGCGCATCGTGCTCGGCACCCGGCTGGCGATCCTGGCCTCGCTGCCGAACCTCAAACTGATCGTCATCGACGAGGAACACGACCCCTCGTACAAGCAGCAGGAAGGTTTGCGCTATTCGGCGCGCGACCTGGCGGTATGGCGTGCCCACCAGCTCGGCATTCCGATCGTGCTGGGTTCGGCCACGCCCTCGCTGGAGAGCTGGCACCATGCCCAGACCGGCAGGTACCGCAAGCTGGAACTGCGCGAGCGCGCCGTGCGCGACGCCGTGCTGCCGCGCGTGCGCCTGGTCGACATGGAGCGCGACAAACCCAGGGAGGGCTTGACGGCGACGTTGATGCAGGCGCTGCGCCAGCGGCTGGAGCGCGGCGAACAGTCGCTGCTGTTCCTGAACCGGCGCGGCTATGCGCCGGTGCTGTGCTGCGACGCCTGCGGCTGGATCAGCAACTGCACCCGCTGCACGTCCTTCATGGTGCTGCACAAGCCGGAACGCCGCCTGCGCTGCCACCACTGCTCGCTGGAGCTGCGCATCCCGCACGCCTGCCCGACCTGCGGCAATATCGACCTGCAGCCGCTGGGACGCGGCACCCAGCGCATCGAGGAGGGTTTACAGGCGCTGTTCCCGCAGGCGCGCATCCTGCGCATCGACGCCGATTCGACGCGCCTGAAGGGCAGCGCCCAGGCCGCGTTCGACAGCGTGCACCGCGGAGAGGTGGATATCCTGATCGGCACGCAGATGGTCGCCAAGGGCCACGACTTCAAGAAACTCAGCCTGGTCGGCATCCTGAATCCGGACACCGCGCTGTTTTCCCAGGATTACCGCGCCAGCGAGCGCCTGTTCGCGCAATTGATGCAGGTGGCGGGACGGGCAGGGCGCGCCGGCCTCGAATCCGAAGTGCTGATCCAGTCGCGCTACTGCACCCACCCGTTGTATGGCGCGGTGATGCGCCACGACTACGACCGCTTTGCCGGCGATTTGCTGGAAGAGCGCCGCCAGGCCGCGCTGCCGCCCTACATGTACCAGGCTTTATTGCGCGCCGAGGCGCCGGAGCTGGCGGTCGCCATCGCCTTCCTCGAAGCGGCGCGCGACAGCGTGGCGGCGGACGCCATCGTCATCAACGATCCGATCCCGATGACCATGACGCGCGTACACAACGTCGAGCGCGCCCAGTTGCTGGTGGAGTCGGGGTCGCGCCCGGCGCTGCAAGCCTTCCTGGTGCAGTGGGTCGATGCCTTGCGCGCACTGAAGAGCCGGGTAAGATGGTCGCTCGAAGTCGATCCGCTCGACATCTGA
- a CDS encoding sel1 repeat family protein: protein MPVPRIRRFAALAAIPAALILLSLGLPAGAAGADAPSHYGEKAVSAIKGRIRLKDCAGAIDDLKTSLKKGFPEANMLAGSMYENGVCVKRDWERAIPFYIQAWEGGLREGADRLAAGYAAPENGADVAAALWWAVRGRGRDWLPECAVGRAAADDIDRFAAELQTWPQARLAMCNYVTGVMSTLAAEARYPAQAFVEGVGGHVGIRFLPAVPRIEMQRGGVQEYLLLGLVNGDAARERGSRSADGFEKELGEVADRALRRYPQPAGMPAAMVVKTSYDFQIQFE from the coding sequence ATGCCCGTTCCACGCATCCGACGATTTGCTGCGCTGGCCGCCATCCCGGCAGCCTTGATTTTGCTGTCCCTGGGCTTGCCCGCGGGCGCGGCCGGCGCCGACGCCCCGTCGCATTACGGCGAGAAAGCGGTGAGCGCGATCAAGGGGCGCATCCGCTTGAAGGATTGCGCCGGCGCGATCGACGACCTCAAGACCAGCCTGAAAAAAGGCTTCCCCGAGGCGAACATGCTGGCGGGGAGCATGTACGAGAATGGCGTGTGCGTGAAGCGCGACTGGGAGCGCGCCATCCCGTTCTATATCCAGGCGTGGGAAGGCGGCCTGCGGGAAGGGGCGGACCGCCTGGCCGCAGGCTACGCGGCCCCCGAAAACGGCGCCGACGTGGCCGCAGCCCTGTGGTGGGCTGTTCGCGGTCGCGGCCGCGACTGGTTGCCGGAGTGCGCGGTCGGTCGCGCCGCGGCCGACGATATCGACCGCTTCGCAGCCGAGCTGCAGACCTGGCCGCAAGCGCGGCTGGCCATGTGCAATTACGTGACCGGCGTGATGTCGACCCTGGCGGCCGAGGCCCGCTATCCGGCCCAGGCCTTCGTCGAAGGCGTCGGCGGCCATGTGGGCATCCGTTTCCTGCCCGCGGTACCGCGTATCGAGATGCAGCGCGGCGGCGTGCAGGAGTACCTCTTGCTCGGCCTGGTCAACGGCGACGCGGCGCGCGAGCGCGGCAGCAGGTCGGCGGACGGCTTCGAAAAGGAACTCGGCGAGGTGGCCGACCGCGCCCTGCGCCGCTATCCGCAGCCGGCCGGCATGCCGGCCGCCATGGTGGTCAAAACCTCGTACGATTTCCAGATCCAGTTCGAATAG
- a CDS encoding dihydrolipoyl dehydrogenase, with the protein MQKLKVDVAVIGAGTAGLVAYRTARAHGAHAVLIEGGPYGTTCARVGCMPSKLLIAAAEAAHMLDAAPGFGVHAGEKRIDGVAVMERVRRERDRFVGFVLEGVDSIPAGDKLRGHARFTGPHTLVVDGADGQDVDLEAARVVIATGSTPTRLPKLQDVGPGVIISDDVFDWQDLPRSVAVIGTGVIGLELGQALARLGVRVSVYARGGSVAQLTDPVVLRNAARVMSEELDIHFQAEIVGAEQDGDEVLLTTREGGEEKRARFQYVLQAAGRTPNVTAIGIEHSGLELGTNGVPLFDSRTMQCGTSHIFIAGDANSERPVLPEAADHGKIAGDNAGRYPDIRAGLRRAPLTAAFTEPNIVTLGASYKTLCEPGRLKFAVGQVSFENQGRSRVMLQNKGMLRVYGEYGSGRFLGAEMIAPRGEHLGHLLAWAVQARMTVEQMLDMPFYHPVVEEGVRTALRDLAANLAKGASDIDPDAIEPGT; encoded by the coding sequence ATGCAGAAACTGAAGGTCGATGTCGCCGTGATCGGCGCCGGCACCGCGGGCCTGGTGGCCTATCGCACGGCCAGGGCGCATGGCGCGCACGCCGTGCTGATCGAGGGCGGCCCCTACGGCACCACCTGCGCGCGCGTGGGTTGCATGCCGAGCAAGCTGTTGATCGCGGCGGCCGAGGCGGCGCACATGCTGGATGCGGCGCCCGGCTTCGGCGTGCATGCCGGCGAAAAGCGCATCGATGGCGTGGCGGTGATGGAACGCGTACGGCGCGAGCGCGACCGCTTCGTCGGTTTCGTGCTGGAAGGCGTCGACAGCATTCCCGCTGGGGACAAGCTGCGCGGCCATGCGCGCTTTACGGGGCCGCACACGCTGGTCGTGGATGGCGCGGATGGCCAGGACGTCGACCTTGAGGCGGCGCGCGTGGTGATCGCCACCGGCTCCACGCCGACCCGGCTGCCGAAGTTGCAGGATGTCGGCCCCGGCGTGATCATCAGCGATGACGTGTTTGATTGGCAGGACCTGCCGCGCTCGGTGGCCGTGATCGGCACCGGCGTGATCGGCCTGGAGCTGGGCCAGGCCCTGGCGCGCCTGGGCGTGCGCGTGAGTGTGTACGCGCGCGGCGGCAGCGTGGCCCAACTGACCGACCCGGTGGTGCTGCGCAATGCGGCGCGCGTGATGAGCGAGGAGCTGGACATCCACTTCCAGGCCGAGATCGTGGGGGCCGAACAGGATGGCGACGAGGTGCTGCTGACCACGCGCGAGGGCGGCGAAGAGAAACGCGCGCGCTTCCAGTACGTGCTGCAGGCGGCCGGACGCACGCCCAACGTGACCGCCATCGGTATCGAGCACAGCGGCCTGGAACTGGGCACCAACGGCGTGCCGCTGTTCGACAGCCGCACCATGCAGTGCGGGACCAGCCATATCTTCATCGCCGGCGACGCCAACAGCGAACGCCCGGTGCTGCCGGAAGCGGCGGACCACGGCAAGATCGCCGGCGACAATGCCGGCCGCTATCCGGACATCCGCGCCGGCCTGCGCCGCGCGCCCCTGACCGCCGCCTTCACGGAACCGAACATCGTCACGCTCGGCGCCAGTTACAAGACGCTGTGCGAACCGGGGCGCCTCAAATTCGCGGTCGGGCAGGTGTCGTTCGAGAATCAGGGCCGCAGCCGGGTGATGTTGCAGAACAAGGGGATGTTGCGTGTGTACGGCGAGTACGGCAGCGGCCGTTTCCTGGGCGCCGAGATGATCGCGCCGCGCGGCGAGCACCTGGGCCACCTGCTGGCCTGGGCCGTGCAGGCGCGCATGACGGTCGAGCAGATGCTGGACATGCCCTTCTATCACCCGGTGGTGGAAGAGGGCGTGCGCACCGCCCTGC